A region from the Candidatus Limnocylindrales bacterium genome encodes:
- a CDS encoding patatin-like phospholipase family protein, whose amino-acid sequence MGKADLKIGVALGGGGAAGIACVGVLEELLAAGIRFHCVAGTSAGAVVGAALAAGRIDEFARIMTSLTRGRVMSLFDAVWPRSGLLAGRRGIELIQPVIGRRIEYLPMKFAAVATDLDTGDEVILEAGPVDEAIRASVAIPGIFRPHIIEGRVLVDGGLSNPVPVSVARRLGADFVIAISMLRPSGVVEITATTSDAATPLDPHEPLAEDEDTQALHRLGEEHLGIVQILTKGSVIVQSHIAAARFRDDPPDVFISPRATHIGIFELMRSGEAVEAGREMGKRALPAVLQAIEKERARRSRLSYRLRRAMGLQSKRVVTRRA is encoded by the coding sequence ATGGGCAAGGCGGATCTGAAGATCGGTGTGGCGCTCGGCGGCGGCGGCGCCGCAGGCATCGCCTGCGTCGGCGTGCTCGAAGAGCTGCTGGCCGCGGGAATCCGTTTTCACTGCGTGGCCGGCACCAGCGCCGGGGCCGTCGTCGGCGCGGCGCTGGCCGCCGGACGTATCGACGAATTCGCTCGCATCATGACGTCGCTGACGCGCGGTCGGGTGATGTCGCTGTTCGACGCGGTCTGGCCGCGATCCGGGCTGCTGGCGGGACGGCGAGGCATCGAGCTCATCCAACCCGTCATCGGGCGGCGCATCGAGTACCTGCCGATGAAGTTTGCGGCCGTCGCCACCGACCTCGACACCGGTGACGAGGTGATCCTGGAAGCAGGCCCCGTCGACGAAGCCATTCGGGCCAGCGTTGCCATCCCGGGCATCTTTCGCCCGCACATCATCGAAGGTCGCGTGCTGGTCGACGGCGGATTGTCGAATCCGGTCCCGGTCAGCGTGGCGCGCCGACTCGGGGCCGATTTCGTCATCGCCATCAGCATGCTGCGGCCTTCGGGCGTTGTGGAGATCACGGCAACCACGTCCGATGCGGCCACGCCGCTGGACCCGCACGAGCCGCTGGCCGAGGACGAGGACACGCAGGCGCTGCACCGCCTCGGCGAGGAGCACCTCGGCATCGTGCAGATCCTGACCAAGGGCAGCGTGATCGTGCAGTCGCACATCGCCGCCGCACGCTTCCGCGACGACCCGCCCGACGTCTTCATCTCGCCGCGCGCCACGCACATCGGGATTTTCGAGCTGATGCGCAGCGGCGAAGCCGTCGAGGCCGGACGGGAAATGGGGAAGCGGGCTCTGCCCGCCGTCCTGCAGGCCATCGAGAAGGAACGCGCGCGGCGCTCTCGCCTCTCGTATCGGCTGCGCAGGGCGATGGGCTTGCAGTCCAAGCGGGTCGTCACCCGGCGCGCCTGA
- a CDS encoding Hsp20/alpha crystallin family protein has translation MRAMTTWMPGREVAVLHRELDDMINRFFGDANGAAQNGSPTGIQNLKWVPAIESFVRDNQIVVRADLPGIDPSEVDITVEGKRLTIRGERRDQREENQDGRVYREVAYGSFERVLTLPWEADADAVQALYKNGVLEVTIQAPEKVLPKKIAVTTH, from the coding sequence ATGAGAGCAATGACGACATGGATGCCGGGCCGGGAGGTAGCGGTCCTGCACCGCGAGCTCGACGACATGATCAACCGGTTCTTCGGTGACGCCAACGGCGCGGCGCAGAACGGCTCTCCGACCGGGATCCAGAACCTGAAGTGGGTGCCGGCGATCGAGTCCTTCGTGCGCGACAATCAGATCGTCGTGCGGGCCGATCTTCCGGGCATCGATCCGAGCGAAGTCGACATCACGGTCGAGGGCAAGCGCCTGACGATCCGCGGCGAGCGGCGCGATCAGCGCGAAGAGAACCAGGACGGCCGCGTCTACCGCGAAGTCGCCTACGGTTCCTTCGAACGCGTGCTCACGCTTCCGTGGGAAGCCGACGCCGACGCTGTGCAGGCCTTGTACAAGAACGGCGTTCTGGAAGTGACGATCCAGGCGCCCGAAAAGGTCCTGCCCAAGAAGATCGCGGTGACCACGCACTGA
- a CDS encoding glutathione S-transferase family protein — MIRFYYGSGSPFAWRVQLVLEEKNIPYEPVLLSFSAGDTRKPEYLAISPHGKVPAMTDDDLVLYESQAIVEYLEERHPTPPLMPKDAAERALVRIEELECTIYLFEAFRVVGQQMFFTPPEQRDEKTLAERKADVHAQIVRLEARARERGGQFIAGNHLTRADLAWLPFVEISGRAKIAFDQAQTPWLLEWRERMRQRASYERSYPPHWRK; from the coding sequence ATGATTCGCTTCTACTACGGCTCCGGCTCTCCCTTTGCGTGGCGCGTGCAGCTCGTCCTGGAAGAGAAGAACATCCCCTACGAACCGGTGCTTCTGAGCTTCAGCGCCGGCGACACCCGCAAGCCCGAGTACCTGGCCATCAGCCCGCACGGCAAGGTCCCGGCGATGACCGACGACGACCTGGTGCTCTACGAGTCGCAGGCCATCGTCGAGTATCTCGAGGAGCGCCATCCGACGCCGCCGCTGATGCCGAAGGATGCTGCGGAGCGGGCGCTCGTGCGCATCGAGGAGCTCGAGTGCACGATCTATCTGTTCGAGGCCTTCCGGGTCGTCGGGCAGCAGATGTTCTTCACACCGCCCGAGCAGCGCGACGAGAAGACGCTGGCCGAGCGCAAGGCCGACGTGCACGCGCAGATCGTGCGCCTGGAGGCGCGGGCGCGCGAGCGCGGCGGCCAGTTCATCGCCGGCAATCATCTGACGCGCGCGGACCTGGCCTGGCTGCCGTTCGTCGAGATCAGCGGTCGCGCCAAGATCGCGTTCGACCAGGCGCAGACGCCGTGGCTGCTGGAGTGGCGCGAGCGCATGAGACAGCGCGCCAGCTACGAGCGCTCCTATCCGCCGCACTGGCGCAAGTAG
- a CDS encoding nuclear transport factor 2 family protein — MNEHPNAALVRDLFRAFAQADLATIERIIPDDAVWEFPGRTGALAGRHEGRQAILGFLMNVTSLSAGTFGLDLEDVVANERHAIALFRGHATRNGKTLSNPTCLKMRIQDGQITRLKEFVWNLYEVDDFWS, encoded by the coding sequence ATGAACGAGCATCCGAACGCCGCGCTGGTGCGCGACCTCTTCCGCGCCTTCGCCCAGGCCGACCTCGCGACCATCGAACGCATCATCCCCGACGACGCCGTCTGGGAGTTTCCCGGCAGAACCGGCGCACTGGCAGGCCGTCACGAAGGGCGCCAAGCCATCCTCGGCTTCCTGATGAACGTCACCTCGCTCAGTGCCGGCACCTTCGGCCTCGACCTCGAGGACGTCGTCGCCAACGAGCGCCACGCCATCGCTCTCTTCCGCGGGCACGCCACCAGAAACGGAAAGACGCTGAGCAATCCCACCTGCCTGAAAATGCGGATCCAGGACGGCCAGATCACCCGGCTGAAGGAGTTCGTCTGGAACCTGTACGAAGTGGACGACTTCTGGTCCTGA
- a CDS encoding ATP-binding protein: protein MHSSPSETSFRTLPSPDDCFSITEAGLPEAIVRCCGDAVFSLSEHGTFTSWNPAAQRFYGYAPAEVTGASAQILAPPEMVAEVTDLVARTLDGQTTVDLETRRRAKDGRIVAVSITAAPILDRHGRACGACEIHRDIGERKDSERRLAEIAADLEQRVQSRTVELEMANRDLREYAYMAAHDLRTPLRAIAGFATLLTENQGARLDEEGRRMLDVIRRNTEEVGRLIDSIVSLTREDRRTLARETVDMQALVASCIAELEGQRAGRSVDVCAGYLPECIGDPHLLRTVWLALLSNAQKFTMLRSHARIEIGSGDKDGKRFYYVSDDGVGFDMSNAQRVFELFQRAHRPAEYDGLGLGLAIASRIVERHGGRMWAHSQPGAGSTFYFTVGEE, encoded by the coding sequence ATGCACAGCAGCCCAAGCGAGACATCTTTTCGGACGCTTCCCTCGCCCGACGACTGCTTCTCCATAACCGAGGCGGGCCTCCCCGAGGCCATCGTGCGCTGCTGCGGCGATGCCGTCTTTTCCCTCTCCGAGCACGGAACGTTCACGAGCTGGAATCCCGCCGCGCAGCGCTTCTATGGATACGCGCCCGCCGAGGTAACCGGCGCTTCGGCGCAGATTCTGGCGCCGCCGGAAATGGTCGCCGAGGTGACCGATCTGGTCGCGCGCACGCTGGATGGCCAGACCACCGTCGATCTGGAAACGCGCCGCCGCGCAAAGGATGGCCGCATCGTCGCGGTGTCGATCACGGCCGCGCCCATTCTCGACCGCCACGGCCGTGCCTGCGGCGCATGCGAGATCCACCGCGACATCGGTGAGCGCAAGGACTCGGAGCGGCGCCTCGCCGAGATCGCGGCCGACCTCGAGCAGCGCGTCCAGAGCCGCACGGTGGAGCTGGAGATGGCCAACCGCGATCTGCGCGAGTACGCGTACATGGCGGCGCACGACCTGCGCACGCCGCTGCGTGCGATAGCGGGGTTCGCGACGTTGCTCACCGAGAACCAGGGCGCGCGCCTCGACGAGGAGGGGCGGCGCATGCTCGACGTGATCCGGCGCAACACCGAGGAGGTCGGCCGCCTGATCGATTCGATCGTCTCTCTGACGCGGGAGGACAGGCGCACGCTCGCGCGCGAGACGGTCGACATGCAGGCGCTGGTCGCCAGCTGCATCGCCGAGCTCGAAGGCCAGAGGGCGGGCCGCTCGGTCGACGTCTGCGCCGGCTACCTGCCCGAGTGCATCGGGGATCCGCACCTGCTGCGCACGGTCTGGCTGGCGCTTCTGTCGAACGCGCAGAAGTTCACCATGCTGCGCAGCCATGCACGCATCGAGATCGGCAGCGGCGACAAGGACGGCAAACGCTTCTATTACGTCAGCGACGACGGCGTGGGCTTCGACATGAGCAATGCGCAGCGGGTCTTCGAGCTCTTCCAGCGCGCTCATCGACCGGCCGAGTACGATGGGCTCGGCCTCGGTCTCGCCATCGCCTCGCGCATCGTGGAACGGCATGGCGGCCGCATGTGGGCGCACTCGCAGCCGGGAGCGGGCTCGACGTTCTACTTCACGGTAGGTGAGGAATGA
- a CDS encoding ATP-binding protein, with the protein MLRRYLLALAGVIGALALTLSVPILRERFTFFAFWPLIFTAAFVGGRGPGIFVTALSTMCVIAVVPAEQRRSPYAIGFTVVAFMIGGAMAAVLARWRETTEAQLRDAVAQADRAVREARAAGQAKDAFLATVSHELRTPLSPILAWVTMLRSEDLPREQIERALEVIERNARMQAQLIEDLLDVSRIVEGKMRLQVRPVPLAAVVQNAVETVRPAAQAKGIQLQVVLDTSPCLVSGDPDRLQQIVWNLLSNAVKFTDKGGRVHVVLERSESQVEIVVSDTGCGISPELLPHLFERFWQADVSTDRVYGGLGLGLSIVRHLTELHGGTVLAHSPGSDHGSTFTVRLPLIPLASASSDQARRHPAAAESTQIPAISLAGLDVLVVDDDPDSNEVVRVMLANRGAEVRVAASVAQAMDELSRRAADVLVCDVGMPIEDGYALIHKVRTGPETICRIPAIALTAYASVDDRIRLLSAGFQVHVGKPADRDELAAAVAAVTGRVVQAQAEMDATG; encoded by the coding sequence GTGCTGCGCCGATATCTGCTCGCGCTGGCAGGAGTCATCGGTGCGCTGGCGCTGACGCTCTCGGTGCCGATTCTGCGCGAACGCTTCACGTTCTTCGCATTCTGGCCGCTCATCTTCACTGCCGCCTTCGTGGGTGGTCGCGGCCCCGGCATCTTCGTCACCGCGCTGTCCACCATGTGCGTCATCGCGGTGGTGCCGGCCGAGCAGCGCCGCTCGCCGTACGCGATCGGCTTCACCGTCGTCGCCTTCATGATCGGCGGTGCCATGGCAGCCGTGCTCGCGCGCTGGCGTGAGACGACCGAGGCACAGCTGCGCGATGCCGTGGCGCAGGCCGATCGTGCGGTCCGCGAAGCCCGGGCGGCCGGGCAGGCCAAGGACGCGTTTCTCGCTACCGTATCGCACGAGCTGCGCACGCCGCTGTCGCCGATTCTTGCATGGGTGACGATGCTGCGATCCGAGGACCTGCCGCGCGAGCAGATCGAGCGCGCGCTCGAAGTCATCGAGCGCAACGCCCGTATGCAGGCGCAGCTGATCGAGGATCTGCTCGATGTGTCGCGCATCGTCGAGGGCAAGATGCGCCTGCAGGTGCGGCCGGTCCCGCTCGCGGCGGTCGTGCAGAATGCGGTCGAGACGGTACGGCCGGCTGCGCAGGCCAAGGGCATTCAACTGCAGGTCGTGCTCGACACCTCGCCGTGCCTGGTCTCCGGTGATCCCGACCGCCTCCAGCAGATCGTCTGGAACCTGCTGTCCAACGCCGTCAAGTTCACCGACAAGGGCGGCCGCGTGCACGTCGTTCTCGAGCGCTCGGAGTCGCAGGTCGAGATCGTCGTGAGCGATACGGGCTGCGGCATTTCCCCCGAGCTGCTGCCGCATCTTTTCGAGCGCTTCTGGCAGGCCGATGTCTCCACCGACCGCGTCTACGGCGGCCTTGGCCTGGGCCTTTCGATCGTGCGCCACCTGACCGAGCTGCACGGCGGCACCGTGCTCGCCCACAGCCCCGGCTCCGACCACGGCAGCACGTTCACCGTGCGCCTTCCGCTCATTCCGCTGGCGAGCGCCAGCAGCGACCAGGCGCGCCGTCACCCCGCCGCTGCCGAGTCGACGCAGATCCCGGCCATCTCGCTGGCGGGGCTGGACGTGCTCGTGGTCGACGACGACCCCGATTCCAACGAAGTGGTGCGAGTGATGCTGGCCAATCGGGGCGCCGAAGTGCGAGTGGCCGCATCCGTGGCGCAGGCGATGGACGAGCTGTCCCGGCGCGCTGCCGACGTGCTGGTGTGCGACGTGGGCATGCCGATCGAGGATGGCTACGCCCTCATCCACAAGGTGCGCACCGGTCCCGAAACCATCTGTCGCATTCCTGCGATCGCCCTGACCGCTTACGCCTCGGTGGACGATCGCATCCGTCTTCTGTCGGCAGGCTTCCAGGTTCACGTGGGCAAGCCCGCCGATCGCGACGAGCTTGCTGCGGCCGTCGCTGCCGTCACTGGCCGTGTCGTGCAGGCGCAGGCGGAGATGGATGCGACCGGCTAG
- a CDS encoding alpha/beta hydrolase yields the protein MATVTTHESAYAAAAMRLYPIEDATIAVREQGTGPALVFIHGYPTHGYTWRHLLPRLSQSHRCVVVDLPGLGDSRWTGSTDFRFTAQARRLCRLFETLGLERYSILAHDTGATIARVVALSHGERVARLALINTEIPGHRPPFIQLYQRIAAMPGASLTFAMPMRLKAFRKSPMGFGEFYSDPVLFDDPDNLGPYVDPLLQSRARVEGALAYLRGIEWDVVDGLREKHAQIRARTMLIWGEDDKTFPVELGEQMAAQFRPPARFVRIPNASLMPHEERPSMVLDAVVPFLGEAETTS from the coding sequence ATGGCTACAGTGACGACGCACGAGTCCGCGTATGCTGCCGCCGCCATGCGCCTGTATCCCATCGAAGACGCGACCATTGCCGTACGCGAGCAGGGCACGGGCCCCGCGCTCGTGTTCATCCACGGCTATCCGACCCACGGCTATACCTGGCGCCATCTGCTGCCGAGGCTGTCGCAGAGCCATCGCTGCGTCGTCGTCGATCTTCCCGGGCTCGGCGACAGCCGGTGGACCGGCTCGACCGACTTCCGCTTCACCGCGCAGGCACGCCGCCTCTGCCGCCTGTTCGAGACGCTCGGCCTCGAGCGCTACTCCATCCTCGCGCACGACACCGGCGCCACCATCGCGCGCGTCGTGGCGCTCTCGCACGGCGAGCGCGTGGCCAGGCTGGCGCTGATCAACACCGAGATCCCGGGTCACCGCCCGCCGTTCATCCAGCTCTACCAGCGCATCGCGGCGATGCCCGGAGCGAGCCTGACGTTCGCGATGCCGATGCGCCTGAAGGCGTTTCGCAAGTCGCCGATGGGGTTCGGCGAGTTCTATTCGGATCCGGTGCTGTTCGACGATCCCGACAACCTGGGCCCTTACGTCGATCCGCTGTTGCAGTCGCGCGCACGCGTCGAAGGGGCGCTGGCCTACCTGCGCGGCATCGAGTGGGACGTCGTCGACGGCCTGCGCGAGAAGCACGCGCAGATCCGCGCGCGGACCATGCTGATCTGGGGAGAGGACGACAAGACGTTCCCGGTCGAGCTCGGCGAGCAGATGGCAGCGCAGTTCCGACCGCCGGCGCGCTTCGTGCGCATTCCCAACGCCTCGCTGATGCCGCACGAGGAGCGGCCTTCGATGGTGCTCGATGCCGTGGTGCCCTTCTTGGGCGAAGCCGAAACGACCTCGTGA
- a CDS encoding CoA transferase has product MAALDGVRVIDLTQWEAGTSCTQLLAWMGADVIKVEPPAGEPGRHMIRERADADSIYFILFNCNKRSITLDLKSARGRELFRQLVAGADIVAENYAAGVLDDLGFGYGALAQIKPDIIHASVKGFGSWGPYAGYKSFDMIGQATGGVLSVTGTPETPPLKPGVTFGDTGAGLHLGMAILAAYIERLRTGRGQSVEVSMQDAMFNFMRSALVAHYLTGGMAAMRYGNRMGLLCPTDLYPTLGGGPNDYIYLMISTPRMWHALLRAIGRAELVGDERFEEQRERGNHWDEVSEMIQQWTLRHDKHEAMRLLGEAGVPCGAVLDSVDLFANEHLRARDMVVAIDHPRRGRMEIPGMAIKMGNAAEVVVRAAPELGADNEQVYGELGLSRDEIGQLREQGII; this is encoded by the coding sequence ATGGCAGCTCTGGACGGAGTCAGGGTGATCGACCTGACCCAGTGGGAGGCGGGAACGTCGTGCACGCAGCTTCTGGCGTGGATGGGCGCCGACGTGATCAAGGTCGAACCCCCGGCAGGTGAGCCGGGGCGGCACATGATCCGCGAACGCGCAGACGCGGATTCCATCTACTTCATCCTCTTCAACTGCAACAAACGCTCGATCACGCTGGATCTGAAAAGCGCCCGGGGGCGTGAGCTGTTCCGGCAGCTGGTGGCCGGCGCCGACATCGTGGCCGAAAACTATGCAGCCGGCGTTCTCGACGATCTCGGCTTCGGCTACGGGGCATTGGCGCAGATCAAGCCCGACATCATCCATGCCTCGGTCAAGGGCTTCGGATCGTGGGGCCCGTACGCCGGCTACAAGAGCTTCGACATGATCGGCCAGGCCACCGGCGGCGTGCTGTCGGTGACCGGAACCCCCGAGACACCGCCGCTCAAGCCGGGCGTCACCTTCGGCGACACGGGAGCGGGGCTCCACCTGGGCATGGCGATCCTGGCCGCCTACATCGAGCGCCTGCGCACCGGCCGCGGGCAGTCGGTGGAGGTGTCGATGCAGGATGCGATGTTCAACTTCATGCGCTCGGCGCTGGTGGCGCACTATCTGACCGGCGGCATGGCCGCGATGCGCTACGGCAACCGCATGGGCCTGCTTTGCCCGACCGACCTGTACCCGACCCTGGGCGGCGGCCCCAACGACTACATCTATCTGATGATCAGCACGCCGAGGATGTGGCATGCTCTGCTGCGAGCGATCGGCCGCGCCGAGCTGGTCGGGGACGAGCGCTTCGAGGAGCAGCGCGAGCGCGGCAACCACTGGGACGAAGTCAGCGAGATGATCCAGCAGTGGACGCTGCGACACGACAAGCACGAGGCGATGCGGCTGCTCGGCGAGGCCGGGGTTCCGTGCGGTGCGGTGCTGGACTCGGTCGACCTGTTCGCCAACGAGCATCTGCGTGCGCGCGACATGGTCGTGGCCATCGATCACCCGCGCCGGGGCCGCATGGAAATCCCGGGCATGGCCATCAAGATGGGCAACGCCGCCGAGGTCGTGGTGCGCGCGGCGCCCGAGCTCGGAGCCGACAACGAGCAGGTGTATGGCGAGCTCGGGCTGAGCCGCGACGAGATCGGGCAGCTGCGCGAGCAGGGCATCATCTAG
- a CDS encoding glycosyltransferase family 39 protein: MAVISATRSRGALLVLGAAVLVRALAWLELSGSAVLHMERWAVTDMNFFHRWAQTVAGGDVLLRDGFLPDNTALVCAVRDHKGEWYRACDEAYVAETWNDWVGRGAYWQDPLYPYLVAAVYAGSGSSNARIVLLAQAAVGVASCLLAYAIAARLFGNTSGIAAGLVAAVLGTGVYYETLLLRSALLGFGALLCLWTMLRALALPSSPARAVLTGVCSGLFALVSTTTIGFVVLALPLCTVALRRGWLGIPRAPVLRFLAAFLVGFAVGFSPLIARNVAIGAPPLRSAVTAPLNFINGNGPGATPRSGFVRNQHAPAILAEAGWDLRAVVRATIARYDHWTDWARLVAGKLIAFWHWYELPNNFNYYYFQRHIPITSHLLLSWPVLVGLSAVGLLFGLRRSPGLLFPLAWVASTAAVCAIFFNLSRLRFPAALALTPLAGHGLALMVTWTRRLQARRLLPALVVAVAVGTATLAPWEVPFGLIRTDFYNVTNRIALELSDEALARGDKEAALTVAEKQLRSEPDSLREVPQGAELGLDAWIATAAAGFAQLYRRAAELHEEGGRAEIAAQRRARAEVLETVAREWKAAPRKPPLARPPVPPVPSGATTPAAAPPPAPPPAARPAH, from the coding sequence ATGGCCGTCATTTCCGCGACGAGATCGCGCGGGGCGCTGCTCGTGCTCGGCGCAGCCGTCCTCGTCCGCGCCCTGGCATGGCTGGAGCTGTCGGGCAGCGCGGTCCTGCACATGGAGCGATGGGCCGTCACGGACATGAATTTCTTCCATCGCTGGGCGCAGACCGTCGCCGGCGGCGACGTCCTCCTGCGCGACGGGTTCCTGCCCGACAACACGGCGCTGGTCTGCGCGGTGCGCGACCACAAAGGCGAATGGTACCGCGCATGCGATGAAGCCTACGTCGCCGAGACGTGGAATGACTGGGTCGGCCGCGGAGCGTACTGGCAGGACCCGCTCTATCCGTACCTGGTCGCGGCGGTCTATGCGGGAAGCGGGAGCAGCAACGCCCGCATCGTGCTGCTGGCGCAAGCGGCGGTGGGGGTCGCATCCTGTCTGCTTGCCTACGCGATCGCCGCGCGGCTGTTCGGCAACACCAGCGGCATCGCGGCCGGACTCGTCGCCGCGGTCCTTGGCACCGGCGTCTACTACGAAACGCTGCTGCTGCGCAGCGCGCTGCTGGGCTTCGGGGCGCTGCTGTGCCTGTGGACGATGCTGCGCGCGCTGGCCTTGCCGTCCTCACCGGCACGAGCTGTGCTGACCGGCGTCTGCTCAGGCCTGTTCGCCCTGGTGTCGACGACCACGATCGGCTTCGTGGTGCTGGCATTGCCGCTGTGCACCGTCGCATTGCGGCGCGGATGGCTCGGGATTCCGCGCGCGCCGGTGCTGCGGTTCCTGGCGGCGTTCCTCGTCGGGTTCGCCGTCGGCTTTTCGCCGCTCATCGCGCGCAACGTCGCCATCGGAGCTCCGCCGCTGCGCTCGGCGGTGACCGCGCCGCTCAACTTCATCAACGGCAACGGGCCGGGTGCCACGCCGCGCAGCGGATTCGTGCGCAACCAGCACGCACCGGCGATTCTGGCGGAAGCAGGCTGGGATCTGCGCGCCGTCGTGCGGGCGACGATTGCGCGATACGACCATTGGACGGACTGGGCGCGCCTGGTGGCGGGCAAGCTGATCGCGTTCTGGCACTGGTACGAGCTGCCCAACAACTTCAACTACTACTACTTCCAGCGGCACATCCCGATCACGTCCCACCTGCTGCTGAGCTGGCCGGTGCTGGTCGGACTGTCCGCAGTCGGCCTGCTGTTCGGGCTGCGGCGCAGCCCGGGCCTCCTGTTCCCGCTGGCCTGGGTCGCCTCGACCGCGGCGGTGTGCGCGATCTTCTTCAATCTCTCGCGGCTGCGTTTCCCGGCGGCGCTCGCACTGACGCCGCTGGCCGGGCACGGGCTGGCGCTGATGGTGACCTGGACACGCCGGCTGCAGGCGCGTCGCTTGCTGCCCGCGCTGGTGGTGGCCGTGGCCGTGGGCACGGCGACGCTGGCGCCCTGGGAAGTTCCCTTCGGCCTGATTCGCACCGATTTCTACAACGTCACCAACCGCATCGCGCTCGAGCTGAGCGACGAGGCGCTGGCTCGCGGCGACAAGGAGGCGGCGCTGACGGTGGCCGAGAAGCAGCTTCGCAGCGAGCCGGACTCGCTGCGCGAGGTGCCGCAGGGCGCCGAGCTGGGGCTCGATGCGTGGATCGCGACCGCGGCCGCTGGCTTCGCGCAGCTCTACCGGCGCGCGGCCGAGCTTCATGAGGAAGGCGGGCGGGCCGAGATCGCCGCGCAGCGTCGGGCGCGGGCCGAGGTGCTCGAGACGGTCGCCCGGGAATGGAAGGCCGCGCCGCGCAAGCCGCCGCTGGCCCGGCCTCCGGTGCCGCCGGTTCCGTCCGGCGCCACGACGCCGGCGGCCGCGCCGCCGCCCGCACCACCGCCTGCGGCGAGGCCCGCGCATTGA
- a CDS encoding response regulator, producing the protein MSSSETAEEAAEILLVEDNPADVELTLRAFRKHGLNARIKVVGDGLEAVQYLFGEGPYAGRRSEDAPKLVLLDLKLPVLDGVEVLRRIRADPRTHNIPVVALTSSVLDRDVLETYELGVNSYIVKPVDFQQFNEAARVIGSYWLLLNKAPPAGRSGSWRP; encoded by the coding sequence ATGAGCTCGAGCGAGACCGCCGAGGAAGCGGCCGAGATCCTGCTCGTCGAAGACAACCCCGCCGACGTCGAGCTGACGCTGCGCGCGTTCCGCAAGCATGGCCTCAACGCTCGCATCAAGGTCGTCGGTGACGGCCTCGAAGCGGTGCAGTATCTGTTCGGCGAGGGCCCCTACGCGGGCCGTCGGAGCGAAGACGCTCCCAAGCTGGTCCTGCTCGACCTGAAGCTGCCGGTGCTGGACGGCGTCGAGGTGCTGCGCCGCATCCGCGCCGACCCGCGCACGCACAACATCCCCGTGGTCGCGCTGACGTCGTCGGTTCTGGACCGTGACGTCCTGGAAACCTACGAGCTCGGCGTCAACAGCTACATCGTCAAGCCCGTCGACTTCCAGCAGTTCAACGAAGCCGCGCGCGTCATCGGCTCCTACTGGCTGCTGCTGAACAAGGCGCCGCCTGCCGGCCGCAGCGGCAGCTGGCGACCCTAG